A single genomic interval of Cellvibrio sp. PSBB023 harbors:
- a CDS encoding ABC transporter permease has protein sequence MNSRYNQSTSLIKLAKTVLTNKHVIHQLTVRESTGKYKGSIIGLGWSLFHPILMLSVYTFVFSVIFKSRWGEASNQSQFDYAIIMFVGIIIHGILSDVLNKASTLITSNVNYVKKVVFPLEILPIISLGSALFHACISLAVLLIAYALVNHSLHLTVFLLPIILMPFMLLVLGLAWIISSLGVFIKDTSQTVSIITLVMLFLAPVFYSAEVVPEAYRFLLNMNPLTFIIEQSRNVIIFGQYPNWSGLLMYSLSGSAIFWLGYAWFQKTKKGFADVI, from the coding sequence ATGAATTCAAGATATAACCAAAGCACCTCGTTAATTAAACTAGCGAAAACCGTTTTAACTAATAAACACGTTATCCATCAATTGACAGTACGCGAGTCAACTGGGAAATACAAAGGTTCAATAATAGGCTTGGGATGGTCACTGTTTCATCCTATTCTTATGCTTTCTGTTTATACATTTGTCTTTTCTGTGATTTTTAAATCGCGCTGGGGAGAGGCCTCAAATCAAAGCCAATTCGATTATGCTATAATTATGTTTGTTGGCATTATCATTCATGGAATTTTATCTGACGTATTAAATAAAGCATCAACATTAATTACAAGCAATGTGAATTATGTAAAAAAAGTAGTTTTCCCCCTCGAAATATTACCAATTATATCCTTGGGCTCAGCCCTGTTTCATGCCTGTATCTCCTTGGCAGTACTATTAATTGCATACGCACTAGTAAATCATTCGTTGCACCTCACTGTTTTTTTACTCCCAATTATTCTCATGCCATTTATGCTGCTAGTTCTTGGGCTGGCATGGATAATATCCTCACTCGGTGTGTTCATTAAAGACACTAGTCAAACCGTCTCTATTATTACATTAGTTATGCTATTTCTGGCGCCTGTTTTTTATTCCGCAGAAGTAGTACCGGAAGCATATCGTTTCCTACTCAACATGAACCCCTTGACTTTTATTATTGAACAATCGCGTAACGTCATTATTTTTGGCCAATATCCAAATTGGAGTGGACTATTGATGTACAGCTTGTCTGGCTCAGCTATTTTTTGGCTCGGCTATGCTTGGTTTCAGAAAACAAAAAAAGGGTTTGCCGATGTCATCTGA
- a CDS encoding ABC transporter ATP-binding protein, with protein MSSEISISVNSISKCFHIYATPGDRLKQFIYPSLRHALGMKAKQYFTEFWALSEISFNVKRGETVGIVGRNGSGKSTLLQLICNTLTPTSGAITIDGRIAALLELGSGFNPEYSGLDNIYMNGAILGLTKEEINSKLERIIAFADIGDFINQPVKTYSSGMMVRLAFSVSINIEPEILIIDEALAVGDELFQRKCFAKLEEIKNNGTTILFVSHSASQILQLCDRAILLNKGQLLLDGQPKKVIDLYQKILYSKDSIVIGDLIEDNIAVENSNASSNKTEERTQLTEETFDEHLKPQNTILYEAKGATIQEPAIFTSTNDRVNGLIRGRRYNYRFKAIFDREISCVRFGMSIKSVSGLMLGGAHSAHSFQDAIPLVKAGESIEVDFSFTCNLNPGTFFMNAGIFGVVNGEETFVHRIVDAVAFRVLPIINNVETEVVNLEISASTYR; from the coding sequence ATGTCATCTGAAATTTCTATTAGTGTGAATAGCATAAGTAAATGCTTTCACATATATGCAACACCTGGTGACAGACTAAAACAGTTTATTTATCCCAGCTTACGACATGCATTAGGCATGAAAGCAAAGCAATATTTTACAGAGTTTTGGGCATTATCAGAAATCTCTTTTAATGTAAAAAGAGGTGAAACTGTAGGAATTGTGGGCCGCAACGGCAGCGGGAAATCAACCTTATTACAATTAATATGTAACACACTAACACCAACCTCTGGCGCCATAACAATTGATGGGCGTATTGCCGCACTGTTAGAGCTTGGCTCTGGCTTTAATCCAGAATACAGTGGACTTGATAATATTTATATGAATGGAGCCATTCTTGGCCTCACCAAAGAAGAAATAAACTCAAAGCTTGAGCGTATCATTGCATTTGCAGATATAGGTGATTTTATTAATCAACCTGTTAAGACATATTCCAGCGGAATGATGGTTCGCTTGGCATTTTCTGTCTCTATCAATATTGAACCAGAAATCCTAATTATTGATGAAGCCCTTGCTGTAGGTGATGAGTTATTTCAAAGAAAATGCTTTGCAAAACTTGAAGAAATCAAGAACAACGGAACCACCATCCTTTTTGTATCTCATTCCGCATCCCAAATTCTTCAATTATGCGATAGAGCAATTTTATTAAATAAAGGCCAATTACTTCTGGATGGTCAACCAAAGAAAGTTATCGACTTATATCAAAAAATACTGTATTCAAAAGATTCAATCGTTATTGGAGATTTAATTGAAGACAATATCGCGGTAGAAAACAGTAATGCCTCTAGCAACAAGACGGAAGAGCGTACACAGCTAACTGAAGAAACATTCGACGAACATCTAAAACCCCAGAATACCATTCTGTACGAAGCAAAAGGGGCAACAATACAAGAACCTGCAATATTTACCTCAACGAATGATCGAGTTAATGGCTTGATTCGTGGACGTCGATACAACTATCGTTTCAAAGCTATTTTCGACAGGGAGATTTCTTGTGTTCGTTTTGGTATGTCTATTAAATCCGTGTCGGGCTTAATGCTGGGCGGCGCCCATTCAGCCCATTCATTTCAAGATGCCATTCCGCTTGTAAAAGCAGGGGAAAGCATTGAGGTAGACTTCTCGTTTACTTGTAATCTTAATCCAGGTACATTTTTCATGAATGCAGGGATTTTTGGAGTAGTCAATGGAGAAGAAACCTTTGTCCACCGTATAGTTGATGCAGTAGCTTTCAGAGTATTGCCAATAATCAACAACGTTGAAACTGAAGTTGTTAATCTGGAAATAAGCGCGAGCACCTATAGATAA
- the cysC gene encoding adenylyl-sulfate kinase codes for MKTSTLWLTGLSGSGKTTVSIALADQLANSNLCTYIIDGDILRSGLCKDLGFSLDDRKENIRRAAEVAKILNDAGIVVICALISPLDEDRRIAKSIIGEHNFFEIYLSTPLSVCEKRDVKGLYKKARAGLIENFTGISSPYEAPQTPWISIDTSDKNIDEITSSIINKLNAQ; via the coding sequence ATGAAAACATCAACGTTATGGCTAACTGGCCTGAGTGGCTCAGGAAAAACTACCGTGAGCATTGCGCTAGCAGATCAACTCGCCAACTCTAATCTCTGCACATATATTATAGATGGTGACATTCTTCGTTCTGGATTATGCAAAGACCTGGGTTTTAGTCTCGACGATAGAAAAGAGAATATCCGCAGAGCAGCTGAAGTCGCCAAGATACTCAACGATGCAGGAATTGTTGTAATTTGTGCCCTTATATCTCCATTAGATGAGGATAGAAGAATCGCGAAATCGATTATTGGAGAGCATAATTTTTTTGAGATATATCTATCAACACCGCTATCTGTTTGTGAAAAAAGAGATGTAAAAGGACTCTATAAAAAAGCCAGGGCGGGACTCATCGAAAACTTCACGGGCATTTCATCTCCCTATGAGGCGCCACAAACACCGTGGATAAGCATAGATACATCAGATAAAAATATTGATGAGATTACCTCGTCTATTATCAATAAATTAAATGCTCAATAA